The Oncorhynchus tshawytscha isolate Ot180627B linkage group LG32, Otsh_v2.0, whole genome shotgun sequence genome includes a region encoding these proteins:
- the LOC112229364 gene encoding cilia- and flagella-associated protein 251-like isoform X2, which yields MSSLNYPPPVKEEICWTEKEALGMNIVVKEEKEEEDVTVKQEVEGETVTVKEEEKDVSVKEEEDAFRVKEEDVAVKEEEDAVFGVEDDVKEDEDVFGMKDDEGEITVTLEEDEEEQTGDLINTISLAPKSTFCILNAKPDRKWSNSHTYQENIPGHPYCL from the exons ATGAGCTCACTAAACTACCCCCCTCCTGTTAAAGAAGAgatctgctggacggagaaagaagctctggggatgaacattgtcgtgaaagaggagaaggaagaagaggatgtTACTGTGAAACAAGAAGTAGAGGGTGAgactgttacagtgaaagaagaagagaaagacgtttcagtgaaagaagaggaagacgcgttcagagtgaaagaggaggatgttgcagtaaaagaagaggaagaTGCAGTTTTTGGAGTGGAGGATGACGTGAAAGAAGATGAAGACGTTTTTGGAATGAAGGATGATGAgggggagattactgtcacattAGAGGAGGACGAAGAAGAGCAGACTggagatctgattaacacca tttccctggcacccaaaagtactttttgcattttgaatgctaagccggacaggaaatggtccaattcacacacttatcaagagaacatccctggtcatccttactgcctctga
- the LOC112245057 gene encoding zinc finger protein 501-like, which yields MSSLSYSPPGKEDEVCWTEKETLVEEEAVSIQKQVEGEAVTVKEEQKDVSVKEEEDSFRVKEEEEVTVKEEETEREEDAVLGVKEEDGETTITSKKEEEETEYLGPVFQTHLKASNCSNSKLSRKMVLGNRALINTRERRDDLASSWEPQQPHDTDEAEKSLSSSEHLNKHQQRSTGKKSHHCSHCGKSCKSSSELKIHLRIHTGEKPFACDQCGKSFTRLQTLKSHQRIHTGEKPYSCNQCGKSFTTSSYLTIHQRTHTGEKPYSCDHCGKSFTTSSYLTIHQRTHTGEKPYSCDHCGKSFTQPDSLILHQRTHTGEKPYSCDQCGKSFSTSSVLTIHQRTHTGEKSYSCTQCGKSFSTSSYLTIHQRIHTGEKPYSCYQCGKSFTQLNSLILHQRTHTGEKPYGCDQCGKSFGTSGCLKTHQRTHTGEKPYSCEQCGKSFSTSSYLTIHQRIHTGEKQYSCSHCLTRFAWLNSLVSHQRTHTGEKSHSCAQ from the exons atgagctcactaagctactctcctcctGGTAAAGAAGatgaggtctgctggacggagaaagaaacTCTCGTGGAAGAGGAGGCTgtttcaatacaaaaacaagtagagggtgaggctgttaccgtgaaagaagaacagaaagacgtttcagtgaaagaagaggaagactcgttcagagtgaaagaggaggaggaagttacagtaaaagaagaggagacagagagagaggaggatgcagttcttggagtgaaagaggaggatggggagacgACTATCACATcaaaaaaggaggaggaggaaactgaaTATCTGGGCCCTGTTTTCCAAACGCATCTTAAGGCATCCAATTGTTCTAACAGTAAACTTAGCCGtaagatggttttgggaaaccgggccctgattaacacta gagagagacgtgaCGATCTTGCATCCTCTtgggagcctcaacaacctcatgatactgacgaggcagagaagagtctctccagttCAGAACATCTCAATAAACACCAGCAGAGATCCACAGGGAAGAAATCTCACCACTGCTCTCACTGTGGGAAAAGTTGCAAATCTTCATCAGAACTTAAAATACACCTgagaattcacacaggagagaaaccttttgcctgtgatcaatgtgggaagagttttactcggCTACAAACCCTGaaatcacaccagagaatacacactggagagaaaccttatagctgtaatcaatgtgggaagagttttacgacatctagctatctaactatacaccagagaacacacacaggagagaaaccgtatAGCTGTGATCATTGTGGGAAAAGTTTTACTACATCTAGTTATCTAACTATACAccaaaggacacacacaggagagaaaccatatagCTGTGATcattgtgggaagagttttactcagccaGACAGCCTGAtattacaccagagaacacacacaggagagaaaccttatagctgtgatcaatgtgggaagagtttttctACATCTAGCGTTCTcactatacaccagagaacacacacaggagagaaatcatatagctgtactcaatgtgggaagagtttttctacatctagctatctcactatacaccagagaatacacacaggagagaaaccatatagctgttatcaatgtgggaagagttttactcagctaAACAGCCTGATATTACACCagcggacacacacaggagagaaaccttatggctgtgatcaatgtggaaagagttttggTACATCTGGCTGTCTGAagacacaccagagaacacacacaggagagaaaccttatagctgtgaacaatgtgggaagagtttttctacatctagctatctcactatacaccagagaatacacacaggagagaaacaatACAGCTGTAGCCATTGTTTGACCAGATTTGCTTGGCTAAACAGCCTagtatcacaccagagaacacacacaggagagaaatctcatAGCTGTGCTCAATAG